Proteins encoded together in one Hemiscyllium ocellatum isolate sHemOce1 chromosome 27 unlocalized genomic scaffold, sHemOce1.pat.X.cur. SUPER_27_unloc_26, whole genome shotgun sequence window:
- the LOC132807880 gene encoding zinc finger protein 239-like: protein MGKPWKCGDCGKGFPSPSVLEIHRRVHSGEKPFICSVCGKGFTNSSNLRAHQWVHTGEKPFTCLVCRKGFTHSSALLTHHRVHTGERPFGCSECGKAFRRVSNLRKHERVHTGERPFPCPECGKGFIDSSSLLNHQQIHTGERPFTCSVCGKGFNHMSNLRQHKRVHTGERPFTCPECGKGFTNSSHLLTHQRIHTGERPFTCSKCRKGFTCSSDLQRHQRVHVPSQGN from the coding sequence AtggggaaaccgtggaaatgtggggactgtgggaaaggattcccttCCCCCTCAGTGCTGGAAATTCACAGACGTGTTCACAGCGGGGAGAAGCCGTTcatctgctcagtgtgtgggaagggattcacaaaTTCTTCCAACCTGCGGgcgcaccagtgggtccacacgggAGAGAAGCCCTTCACCTGCTTGGTGTGCAGGAAGGGGTTCACGCATTCATCTGCACTGCTGACCCAccatcgggtccacactggggagaggccgttcggttgctcagagtgcgggaaggctttCCGTCGCGTGAGCAACTTGAGGAAGCAcgagcgggtccacacgggggagaggccgttcccctgccccgagtgtgggaagggattcattgATTCTTCCAGCTTGCTGAACCACCAGCAGATCCACACAGGGgaaaggccattcacctgctctgtgtgtgggaaaggattcaatcATATGAGCAATTTGCGGCAGCAtaagcgggtccacactggggagaggccattcacctgccccgagtgtgggaagggatttaccaactcttcccacctgctgacccaccagcggatccacactggggagaggccattcacctgctccaagtgcaggaagggcttcacctgctcctctgaCCTCCAGAGACATCaacgagttcacgtgccatcacAGGGAAATTGA